The proteins below come from a single Xyrauchen texanus isolate HMW12.3.18 chromosome 3, RBS_HiC_50CHRs, whole genome shotgun sequence genomic window:
- the plscr3a gene encoding phospholipid scramblase 2 isoform X1 produces the protein MELSEPYSSPAAVPPGLEYLTQIDQILIHQQIELLEAIIGYETNNQYEIKNSMGQKIYNAKEQNDCCTRNFCGPLRSFELKITDNFDQEVIHIIRPYRCASCCFPCCLQEMEVQAPPGNTVGYISQDWHMFKPKFSVLDMSKTKVLSIEGPVCAVSCCGDVDFEIHGKEGHSVGRISKQWSGMIKEGLTDSDNFGINFPMDLDVRMKAVLMGACFLIDYMFFEKKGNSG, from the exons ATGGAGTTGTCCGAGCCTTATTCGAGCCCAGCGGCGGTGCCACCTGGTTTAGAGTACCTAACACAG ATTGACCAGATATTAATCCATCAACAGATTGAGCTCCTTGAGG CCATTATTGGCTATGAGACTAATAACCAGTATGAGATTAAGAACAGCATGGGCCAAAAGATATATAATGCTAAAGAACAGAATGACTGCTGCACACGTAATTTTTGCGGCCCTCTCCGGAGCTTTGAACTGAAGATAACGGATAATTTTGATCAGGAAGTGATTCACATAATCAGGCCTTACCGCTGTGCTTCCTGCTGCTTCCCCTGCTGTCTTCAAGAG ATGGAGGTACAGGCTCCACCAGGTAATACAGTAGGCTACATCAGTCAAGACTGGCACATGTTTAAGCCCAAGTTCTCTGTCTTAGACATGTCCAAAACAAAGGTGCTGTCTATTGAGGGGCCTGTGTGTGCGGTCAGTTGCTGTGGGGATGTGGATTTTGAA ATTCATGGAAAAGAAGGCCATTCAGTTGGTCGTATCAGTAAACAGTGGAGTGGCATGATAAAAGAGGGACTGACTGATTCAGATAATTTTGGCATTAACTTTCCCATGGACCTTGATGTGAGGATGAAAGCAGTTCTAATGGGGGCATGTTTCCTTATA GACTACATGTTCTTTGAGAAGAAGGGTAACTCAGGATAG
- the plscr3a gene encoding phospholipid scramblase 3 isoform X3, with protein sequence MELSEPYSSPAAVPPGLEYLTQMEVQAPPGNTVGYISQDWHMFKPKFSVLDMSKTKVLSIEGPVCAVSCCGDVDFEIHGKEGHSVGRISKQWSGMIKEGLTDSDNFGINFPMDLDVRMKAVLMGACFLIDYMFFEKKGNSG encoded by the exons ATGGAGTTGTCCGAGCCTTATTCGAGCCCAGCGGCGGTGCCACCTGGTTTAGAGTACCTAACACAG ATGGAGGTACAGGCTCCACCAGGTAATACAGTAGGCTACATCAGTCAAGACTGGCACATGTTTAAGCCCAAGTTCTCTGTCTTAGACATGTCCAAAACAAAGGTGCTGTCTATTGAGGGGCCTGTGTGTGCGGTCAGTTGCTGTGGGGATGTGGATTTTGAA ATTCATGGAAAAGAAGGCCATTCAGTTGGTCGTATCAGTAAACAGTGGAGTGGCATGATAAAAGAGGGACTGACTGATTCAGATAATTTTGGCATTAACTTTCCCATGGACCTTGATGTGAGGATGAAAGCAGTTCTAATGGGGGCATGTTTCCTTATA GACTACATGTTCTTTGAGAAGAAGGGTAACTCAGGATAG
- the plscr3a gene encoding phospholipid scramblase 1 isoform X2, with protein MSSYLFLPSFPAIIGYETNNQYEIKNSMGQKIYNAKEQNDCCTRNFCGPLRSFELKITDNFDQEVIHIIRPYRCASCCFPCCLQEMEVQAPPGNTVGYISQDWHMFKPKFSVLDMSKTKVLSIEGPVCAVSCCGDVDFEIHGKEGHSVGRISKQWSGMIKEGLTDSDNFGINFPMDLDVRMKAVLMGACFLIDYMFFEKKGNSG; from the exons ATGAGTTCTTATCTCTTTCTCCCCTCTTTTCCAGCCATTATTGGCTATGAGACTAATAACCAGTATGAGATTAAGAACAGCATGGGCCAAAAGATATATAATGCTAAAGAACAGAATGACTGCTGCACACGTAATTTTTGCGGCCCTCTCCGGAGCTTTGAACTGAAGATAACGGATAATTTTGATCAGGAAGTGATTCACATAATCAGGCCTTACCGCTGTGCTTCCTGCTGCTTCCCCTGCTGTCTTCAAGAG ATGGAGGTACAGGCTCCACCAGGTAATACAGTAGGCTACATCAGTCAAGACTGGCACATGTTTAAGCCCAAGTTCTCTGTCTTAGACATGTCCAAAACAAAGGTGCTGTCTATTGAGGGGCCTGTGTGTGCGGTCAGTTGCTGTGGGGATGTGGATTTTGAA ATTCATGGAAAAGAAGGCCATTCAGTTGGTCGTATCAGTAAACAGTGGAGTGGCATGATAAAAGAGGGACTGACTGATTCAGATAATTTTGGCATTAACTTTCCCATGGACCTTGATGTGAGGATGAAAGCAGTTCTAATGGGGGCATGTTTCCTTATA GACTACATGTTCTTTGAGAAGAAGGGTAACTCAGGATAG